Part of the Bombus huntii isolate Logan2020A chromosome 10, iyBomHunt1.1, whole genome shotgun sequence genome, ACAGTATGATTACTGGAACTAAATTTAACTGTAAGGCTGTTCTCTGGGATCAAAGACAAAGAAATTATGTACAGGTCAGTACTGTCGTTATTCTTATACGATATTCGATATAATATGCAGTTTATATATCGTATACAAtaacattaaattatatttataacatgtTTTTACTTTTTACAGATCTACTTCATGAATCTTCGTAGAATGTCCAGTCCTACTTATTCTGTCAGCTTTGATAGTACACATTTATATGGGGCAACAGATCAACATTTAGTCGAACTAAACTTCTCAGGATATTCGTACAAAAAATCCAATTACAAAGAAATTCTGAGATATGAATACACAGAACCAGTTACTAGCTGAAACTGTATCGTGTAAAATGAACGTGTAATATTAAGTACACTAACATGCAGGAATATTTGGACCCTTTCAGATTGTTGCAAATATATACTCATATTATTTGCAAAAATGTTATTGCAAAAAAAATACTCTTGAAAGAAagctttttaatttaattttggcCTCTGATTTTATCTCAAACAATCATATATAGttaaaaacaataaataaattattaaaataatagttaatattaattactataaATAAAGGAGCAAAAATTTTAAGTGggttaaaattgtatttgtttaatattaaaacaaacatCAGTTATGgcaagaaacaaaaaattaacagtagagaaatattattctatcataatgtcaaaaatataatagaaatatcaatattttgatTGGTTTGTACCAGAGGTCCAAATAATTATGCACGGCAgtgtatataaaataagaaacactATACGACTGATATAGATTAagatattttactatttaaattattgacaaatttaattgtaaattaaaaagcaCATCACATTTGCAATAATTATTAACACTTTATTATATCAACAGGTATTAATTTCTGCaaaactctttttcttttaaataatcgttataaaatgtaaagaaTTTGATTTAATGCACGCATAATTATACAATTCATTATTAAATTCGTCAGGAACATTTTTTGGTTTTCAACCTGAAGTATATAAGAAACTATCTGCAATTTAATAACACTAGGAAAAAAGAACTTGTAATACGtaaaactaaatatatttattcaaacTGATTTAATGCGTTTGTTCCTTCGCccttttatatttcataatacagaaactatttttgttacaattAACTTCTCTTGTTATAAATAAGGATATGGATACATTCAGACATTAGATGTTGCAAATCCAAACCCAAAATTAAGTATTGTGTTAAGTAACTTCTTATGATAATCTATACCTCACCTGTTCTTGAAATAATCCTATCAAAGCATTTTTCTAATCATATAGTTTAGAATGCCACCGTGTTTATAATACGTTAAATCTACTTCGGTATCGAATCGTAGGATTACTTCGAACCTTTTACCATCATCCGTAGTAATGGTAATTAGTTGACCAGGTTGAGAATTCTCAGGGACTACTATATCATACATTTCATAACCTGTCAATCCTAGGGTCTCTGCGTTTTGCCCAGGTAGGTACTGTAGTGGAATAATACCCATACCTACCAAATTTGACCTGGAAAATAGCAATGgcaataaaatgtatataagGTACTCTCCTTTACATTTTGAAGGTTCTCTACAATGTAAAATTTTCTctgatttattttgtaataaacaGTTACCTATGTATTCTTTCATATGACTCAGCTATAACCGCTCGAATTCCAAGAAGATATGGTCCTTTCGCAGCCCAATCTCGTGATGATCCAGATCCGTATTCTTTGCCGACAAGAAGTATTAAAGGTGTTTGATCTTTTGCGTATTTTTCAGCTGCGTCGAAAATATCCATCTAGAAACATACAGTTATGTTCAAAGATATTATAGAGACTagtttatttgattttaatatgtCTACAAACCTCTTCCTTAGTAGGAATGTAAATTGTACGTGGTCCAGTTTttgttagaaatttgtttaCCAAACGAATGTTAGCGAACGTACCTCGTGCCATTACTTCATCGTTACCTCTACGTGAACCGTAAGAATTGAATTCTTTTGGTGTCAATCTAAAAACGGAAACGTAACAAATGGATcaaataaaagatttatttatcttctttACTCTTATCCTTCTTTACTTGTACTTTAAACGTACCCACGACCTGCGAGATATCGTGCTGCTGGGGAATTGCGTGCAATACTGCCAGCTGGACTGATATGATCTGTTGTAACAGAGTCGCCAAGATTCAGAAGAACGCGTGCTTTGGTAATTGGTTTGGTTTTTGTTAATTcctaattacaataaaaataatctcAATTAATTCTAACTTActtatcaaatataaaataacgtgtctctaaaaattaatagatttATGAAGTTGTATATAGGTACGTAATTTAGTGAACAAACTTTGCCAATGTGTTCTATAGATAAAATAAGACTAAAATGtgacaaaaatatgaaatgcAATAAACATTGATCctctttcttttaatttaatacagGATAAGGCAggatatatacataatatttgTAGTACTTTTGTGTTGATACAAGATACATATTCGTTCCAGTTTCGTTCTTGCGAAGTCGGAAGTCACGATTTTCAGAATGtagcaaatatttatacgaatcATGAGTATAAAGATGTGCATTTCGTTTACGAATTGCGTGCCGAAAGTTCTAGAAGTGTCGTTAGAAAACATCAAGAAATGTTCTTTAATAAAAGAGTAACACGTCACATAGTGTTCGtctacaataaatttatactGATAAAATAGCTTTATACTGATAAAAGCGGACGATACTTCGAAATATACACATTTATAAGTAttgggaataccaacggtcaaggaggagattaacagaagtgcaagaaggtacagagaaagGATAGCAACGCACCCGAACCGGCTGACAGCGGAAACGGTCAGCGCatcaaacataaaaagaagattaaaaaggaaacacccaacaaATCTCACAAAGGACGTAATCTAACATACAAACACTCATCACActaaacaaataaatcaatcaaattcgaagatggtatctcACTGGGGAtagccatccacatgctaTATTGCTATttcactaagctataatattttaccaaatgtcctactggacaaattgtaaaatgtaaataaataaataataaaaaaaaatttataagtATGTATAGGTTTacgtttcatatttttgttataatctTCCAATGTAACTATGGGCTGAAGGATGAATTTATGAACTTTTTGCTACATAACTTGTTGTAGgcttgtttttatttataaaacatacTGGCAAAGTTTGTACACTAAACTACGGGATGatctttataatataatattcaccTTTTGCAAATTTTCGAAGTATGGTGGACTCTTTATGTAGGTGGAACTTGCATCCCATGGATATAATGTAGAATCTGGAGCTAGCAAGTTTGCCCAGCTAGAGCTACCCTGTTTAATTTTACTATAAACTTCTGTAAACATTGCCGGAATTACGAATTTTTGCTCGACAATTTGAATTTCTGATCTAGTAGGCCAAATATCTTGTAGGTATATGGGAGTGCCATCCGCTCGACGACCTGAATATTATGAGcattattatgaaatttttcaaagaccataaaattaattaaatcattcATTTACCAAGTGGTTCTTTTTCAAAGTCTATATCTACCGTTCCAGCAATGGCATAAGCAATTACCAAGAGCGGTGATGCTAGGTAATTTGCTCGTGTGTGCGGATGAATTCTGCCTTCGAAATTTCGATTACCGGACAATATACCACAACATACAAGTGCGTTCTATTTAagtaaaacaaataattagaagagatagaaattatttacgTCGTACAGGAGTTGAGgacatttaatatattattaccTTTTCAATACTTTCAACAATAACATCTGGAAGAGGACCGCTATTGCCGATACAAGTCATGCATCCGTAACCGACAACATCAAATcctaattttgttaaatatggAATCACTCCACTTTCCTCCAAATAATAAGTAACGACTCCAGATCCCGGAGACAATGATGTTTTAATATAAGGCGCAACGCATAAACCAGCTTCAACAGCATTTTTTGCAAGGAGACCTAAAGTTATAAGATTCTATTCtactaaaaatattcaatttttaaatatgaaattttaattattttgataatataTCTTAGAACAGCAGTTCCCAACTTTTATGCTACTACGCCTCCTCGATAAAACCTTTTTCCGTGCTCGcctatcttttatttttttaatagataTGATAATAGAGGCAATCATAATATAgacattaaataataaaaactgtattacaaaaaaaaactGAAAACTACAATTAACAGAATAATAACAAGGTTGTGCTATAACATATACgtgatattataatatgaaaaataatattttattagaaaattttggGGCCTCCCCTGGCAATAGTCCGCGCTTCCCAAGTTGGAAAGCGCTGACTAAGAACGTGAATTGTTCTTTACGTTTCAATGGGTAATAAATAAACGTCAAGGTGAACatattttgtaaaagaaaTTACCTGCTCCAAGCATGACACTGGGGTTGCTAGTATTAGTACAACTAGTAATGGCAGCAATGACCACCGAACCATGCCTTAATTTATAGTCTTTCCCTCCATACTCAAACATACTTACGGTATCTACTTTCTCAGGGCTTAAACCATACCCTTTGAAtcctacctgaaaataaaaataatttattaataatatgcTTTCCTACTATTCGATAAAACAAGATtgagatataaaataaaaaaatatatagaagtATAGCATACATAAACAATTAGTTTTTGTAGATAGGTTTAAAGAagtttatatgaaaatataaaaatgaaaaatcattttttcgcATCATAGATTGTTTCAAGGAATGACAATCTAAATCCTTTCGTACATCAATACACGAAAGTTTGATGACCTACGAGCATGATTGCACGTAGAATTCATTGTCCGATGATTTGCTGAAGGCGCAGTCTTATATCGCAAAACGGCAGGTCCCCAACTGTTTCGACATTCAATGTCCAATATATAaagctttatttttatttcattcgtatgtaattatttatcttaCACGTTTAGAAATAAATAGGATGTTTCATGAATAGTGAGCTAGAATTTTAGTATAAATTCAAGAGATTGGGCATCGAAGcaagtaaataaatttatataatcacATGTTCATGAACAGatttctcaacgcgagaattgattgtaattttaataaataaaaaaaaatgtgaacagatatataatatataataatatataaagataaaaattaaataatctacTTATATAAAGTATCATTATAAAATGTTCATACATTTGGCACGAACATCACTCTAATAACGATTATGATATGAATcctaaattaaattataattaataaaactttagacaatatctatatatgtatacatatatatacatttttgtccaatttttttaaattactgaaaattttcaacgcgagaattgattgtaattttaataaataaaaaaaaaaaaaatttttttttaagacaccctatatattgttatattgaTGGTAGTTTCAccaatataataaaattccatAAATTCACAGAACAGTAATCCGAAGACAATTAGTGACATTTTCCTTCGGAAACACAGCTGTTCGAATATTCTTAATGACGTCTCCGTTTACCGAGGCTCTTAAGGTCACTGTAATTACTTTTGGAACTTTGGAATCGTAAACACATTGTCGATGTCTAAATTCTTGAAGACCCTTTAGCATGGAATACGCATTATTTCAGACAATTACCGGCAACGTTATCGTCCGAACTTTCCCTCGCATTTAGGGATTACTTCCAGAAATTCTATACGGGCGAAGCAGTTATTTACAATTACCTATAGGTTCACGAAACCTAGGACCCAAAACCTAAAATCTAATCTCTactagaaaatattttctataatatgaGTTTCAAAATAAtgtattactgaaaattcacaacgcgagaattgatcgtaattttaatacataaaataaaaaaaaaaaataatatgaattttttataatatgatatatgttattgtagaaaaaaaatgtaagcaaagtttgtataaaattcatcagatattagaaattttattttttatctgaAGGGACTGCAGTAAAGAAACAGCTTCAGTACTAAGTAACTTGATCACaccaataaaaaattaatcaaaatcaAATCACTCTTTCAAACATGCTAACATTAACTCAAAATAGTTTTACTCTTTCAAACATGCTATACATTCATAATAACGAACTTTCgcatttttgaaaataaaggatttttaaatataaaatgctCCTATACCTATACCTgtacttcttcttctcttccaataaatacaatttaaatacTAAAACTGTCTTCTTATTGCTACAAACTCTTTAATTGCTATGCATATGATAGAAAGAGATTTTACAGAAATAATTTCAGTAGAGAGAACAAGACCAATCGTTTGCAATATAAGGCACGGCGAATATCTGTACATAAGACGGTGGTATGCAACAAAATGCGTGAGCTTTGCAAAATGAATGGATGTTGTATCAGCAATTTCAGCGAGGTTGCACGTCGTTCGTAGCCTCATCGAAAACAGTCGCCCGTGCTCTCCGCGAAATTCAAGATCGATCGATCATCGgtacgtataaaatattttttatatacgGAGATCGGTTGCGGTTGCaattgttataacattatcaACAGCCGTACATATGTAAATTCTTTACAGCCTCTCAATGACAAAGATATTCTAATTTGATATCTgacttctttgtttttaagaataatatatataaaattaaatttgtaaaaaattatattatgttacCCAATCAAGGTTCTATAAAAgacataatattttcaaatataaatcaaCTTTtgcttttaaataaatgtatcaATTTCATTTGTAACTTGAAAATCTCTAAGTACGTATTTTGAGAAATTCTAATTATCCTATTCTCTTCTCAATTTTAGTTCTttaattttcccttttctttttatttgaaaatcgTTTGATACCGATACTCGTGGATTAAGTTTTCGATTGATATTGATACTCGTAATTTCTTAGGATTCTTTCAGAAAGAAACGGTATAGTTCTTGGGCCGCATCCATTATGGCCGAGTCAAAAATCCGACGACAAAAGGGCGTTGAATTTCATGACACGGATGAACAGTCAGCTCTCTATGATTCACGTGGATGAGTTTTCAGCAAATGTCCTTACTGTGATAGCATAGTAATGCGATTCCGATGTTGAACATCTTTCAATAGAAATCGATCGGTCCCTTGTTTTTAAAATCATGCGAGCTTGTTGTTGCTTCATCACGTTCGCACGATTATCGTTACTGCTTTTGACCAATATTTATGTCGTGATGGTCAACCATTAACATATAATAATCTAAAGTATACAATGACTGGATCATGTACATAAACGTAACTCATTTTCAAACTAGCAATAAATGAAGGTTGTTCATGTAAATATTGCGCGATTTGAAAAAGGATAACACTGCCTTATAACTGTCATTTTTAAAATCATCCGCTGAAAACATTTATTAAGAACTATTTATCTTGTGAATTGACTGCGGGTTTTtgtgcaaattcatatttctaaaaatataattaaaaaaataaaatctcagtagaaaattattttacctaCCAAGTATCATAGCAAGCACAATACTTTGGATTTTTATATTGCCTACATTGCGTGTACGTTTTTCACTTTCAACTTTcatataaatgcataaaaatccacgatctacttataaataatttactaaacatttttttcttattgttCAACAAACGATTCAGTTAATCAACTcagtaattataattatatttattttatactaaaTAATAACCATAGAACTATAAGATTTGTTTTTGccaatatttctatattattccTGAAAACAATACGTGATTTCATTGTAGTTGTTTGCAGGGAAACATTGTATGCACAATGACCTCATCGAAAAATCTTTGTCTACCTGAGGAAGGTATACGAAGTTCATGGAATGTTCACCAGGTTGGTCGGCATTGCTTAAGGAAAGAGGGTGGGGGTACCTCCAGGGAACATATAAATGAGACAGACGAGCGTAAAGGGTCATTAGTGTGCAGTTAACAAGTGCGGATGACTAGTCTAGTggcttcaacttcaacttcgagcaaaaattaattttcgtaaAACATACTACATATCGTGGGAGTTAAAATCATTACTGCTTCGTCTTTGTGATAAACTGTTCTTGAACTATTAGTGATCTGTTATTAATCTTAAGATTCATTGACGATCGGTATAGTCACTTTGCTCGTATTCATCCCCCAGTATAACATTCGTACCAGTTAAAGAAGTTCGGCAGAAGAAACATCCTACATGCTTGAAGAACAATATGGAGGCTGCTATCGGATGAAATCTCGTCCGGTGTGGTTGAGAAAGAAGCCTCACCGGGTAGGATTCATCCAGTGTCCGCCTCCGTTCTCCAATTGTTATTAAGAGGTATTTACGAAACGTATACTCTCGTTATTAGGGACGAAGTATTCATCTAGTACTACGTTGCAAAGAAATCGTGACTAGATCGAAATACTCGTCTTCAATAGCGAGATTCATCATCCACAAGTGTGTTCGTCCAACTTCAACATTTCTACCAAATCGtctcgtttatttttccttGGTGATCTATTTATATGGTGAATCGAAAGGCCATAAAGCTAGACCAGCAAGGTGGGATATACGAGACATATCTTCATGTAACATAGTGAAGCATAATGATTATATACCAAGATACAAGGTAACAGGATCTCTCtccaaatatttcaaaatcgcGCTTTGTGAACTCATATACACGCCACAGATAATCGTCTTTTAGATGAAAGGATCCCAAGGAACTCTGCTGTGATGTGTCGCCCTAAGAGATTCATATCACAGCAGTAGTTACCTAGGATTCTTTCGCCTTTCTCCACTGGGAAACTTTAGTAAGCACATATCACGCTTCGAAATAGCACGCAGAACGACGCGCTTGGGAAGACGCAGAAAAATGCACATGCTTTCAAGTACAGCATGGGATAAACATGATCCTGTTTGACGCTAATAATTAATCGTCACTGGGTTTTGTTTGTCCCATACAAGTACTGACCAATCATCGCTATTGCATGTTACTACACAATCAAATGCCCTGCACAGCGGATGTTAATAAATTGGCACAATAGCATTCTATGGTAAGAATATTATGATAACTTAAAAATCCTACCTTATTAGTAAGGCACTTCCTGAAGTCTGCCTTCATATCTACGACAGACACTCGATCGTGAGGCCTCTTAGGGCCACTAACGCTAGATACAACACTTGCTAAATCCAAAGTGACTGTCTCTGAGAAGACCGGATCTTGGTTTGGGTCGTCATAGTTCCTCAACATGCGTACACTACTAAGATATTTCTCTATCATATTAATATGTTCATCAGTTCGTCctataaaagaattttatacgTGAATTGGATTGTAGAGGTGTTATTGCCAagtttaatattcttcttATAGTTTGTATACCTGTTTGCTTTAAGTATGCTAAACTCTGCTGGTCAATAGGGAAGAATCCAACCGTTGCACCATATTCTGGGCACATGTTCGAGATTGTTGCGCGATCTGCAATACTCAATTGAGAAACGCCTGGACCAAAGAATTCTACAAATTTTCCAACAACTCCAATCTGACGAAGGTGCTGCAAttatatgaataaattattatataaataaattataaatcttttgtattattagattcacaaatatttttttaaaactaGGAAATTTTCTGCTACCTTAGTAATTGTAAGAACAAGATCTGTTGAAGTCGCATATTGATTCAAGACTCCTTCTAATCTATATCCCACTACTTTTGGTACTACCATTGATATCGCCTGGCCTAACATAACAGCCTCAGCCTCAATTCCTCCAACACCCCATCCAAGTACACCAAGACCATTGATCATAGTTGTATGGGAATCTGTCCCAACTACACTATCAGGGTACAACATATTGTTCGTATCAAATACAACTCTGGCTAGGTATTCCAAATTTACTTGATGTACTATTCCACTTCCCGGAGGTACGATTAACATATTTTGAAACGCTTTGGCACCCCATTTTAAGAACATAAATCGTTCCTTGTTTCTTTCGAATTCGAGatcttcattttttttcaAGGCATCTTTGCTGGAAAAAATCACTGTTATCAGAGCTATGTTATCTTTATTACCCAATATAAAGCTATTATcgctattttaaatattcgtgTAATATCGTTCATATTGattctaaaagaaaaaaagaaacaaaaatagaTTTAGAGTTGGCATTATTATGTAATCATATTacacaaaaatacgaaattatcTTTTTGATTCGATAAGTACACACTTTATACTTTACTTTTTTTGTCAAATTAAATATGTAgcaaaattattcatttaccTTCTAATAAAGTCAACTTGTATTGAATGATCAATAACAAGATCAGATGGACAAATAGGATTTATTTTCTTTGGATCAGATCTTAGTCTTTTCACAGCATCTCTCATAGCTGCAAAATCCACAACTGCTGGCACTCCAGTAAAGTCCTATTTAAAATGGAACTTAAGTCACTAACAAAATCATAAACACATAAAAGTTGTCTTTTATAAAACTATTTACCTGTAATATTACCCTAGCTGGTTTAAAAGCCACTTCTGTTCCTTCTTCAAGAGCCTGATTATGTTCCCAATCTGAAATCTTTTCAACATCAGATTTCTTTACCTGGAAATTATCACAATTTCTAATTGCACTTTCCAAGAGTACTCTAATCGAGAAAGGTAATCTGTCTGTAAAAACATCCatcttaaaaaattgtaattcttTTATATGAGATGATATGTTTAACAATTCATTGATACATACCATATTTTTTTCCAATATTAGTAATATCAAAATACTTATATTCCTTAAGTCCAATTTTAATGGACTTCATTAAATGATTGTATGGATTTTCGTCTGAAAATAATTTGCCATATTAAAATTGCattaaataaagatattatttatttcctgaaatagaaaatattgattttgaaattagaatatatacaaaattataaaacaatcATATACtctctataaaataaatatttagtatGTAGCATATAATATCAAACTTCTTTTCAAATCTTCAATTCTTCATTCATATAATTGCTTtagttaaaatttaattacatattacttaattactaattatagaaattatactTCATCAAAAATCGAATGATAGCTGTccagaaattttcatttaattttctttcttcaacTGTTGAGGCATTTTAAAcaagagaataaaaaatattcatgcaATGCAGTTGTCAAATATAACAGGTgtcataaaattataatcaatGTCACATTGTATTTTctacttaaaataaatttatttgacTTTATATATCGAAATGACTAATTTAAGATTCTCATGTATTGTCATGAAAAAATAACATAgcaaaatgaaatttgaaaagatTGTTTTTCCCGGTGATTTCGTAAATTAGGGcaatacatacataatattatgcaaatttcatattgtaataaattacgaaacattttctttcaataGGATATAAAAAGGTGAaattaaaacaataaattatagtGTAAATgcgtttttcatttttttttaattattgtaaatctattttaaaaataaatgaaaatagacAAGGCAGATCTTGACACTTACCAGCCATGATTGTCACTGTACCAGTCACGTCGTCCAATTCGCTTACGATgtgatattatttatacagGGTGACGAACACATACGTTACaaaaacattcttttttttagaGAAATTTGTTTGCctacattttaatattctataataaagataataattatattaaattataatagattacaatatattattcaatataattcatatattattttcctttatagaaattaaaaatcatataaaaatattattttataataatatgagAAATTATCTACTTGCTTATGAAACATGTGATTTACATTTGatgaataacaatttttatgcaGTTGTAACGAAACAacttattataataataaaattcttacaCGTTGTTGTTTACTTGTAAaagtatattttgtaaatttttatgtagtacaattttttttcaaaatgaatgtaataaatgtattttacaAGAATACTGTTTTTTGTAACACCATCTAGAAATGGTAATCGATACAGAATATGTGACGATTGCGATATATcgaatcgttcgattaaaCTTGTTGCAGTAACTGAGTACTCCGACTTGCGAATGTATACAAAACTGCAATTATGATAAACGTCAAAACGACGAATTCTTTTTAACGAACACCTAATTaatgcaaattattttttaacgagcgtgttttgtaatttaat contains:
- the LOC126870036 gene encoding cytoplasmic aconitate hydratase-like; amino-acid sequence: MADENPYNHLMKSIKIGLKEYKYFDITNIGKKYDRLPFSIRVLLESAIRNCDNFQVKKSDVEKISDWEHNQALEEGTEVAFKPARVILQDFTGVPAVVDFAAMRDAVKRLRSDPKKINPICPSDLVIDHSIQVDFIRSKDALKKNEDLEFERNKERFMFLKWGAKAFQNMLIVPPGSGIVHQVNLEYLARVVFDTNNMLYPDSVVGTDSHTTMINGLGVLGWGVGGIEAEAVMLGQAISMVVPKVVGYRLEGVLNQYATSTDLVLTITKHLRQIGVVGKFVEFFGPGVSQLSIADRATISNMCPEYGATVGFFPIDQQSLAYLKQTGRTDEHINMIEKYLSSVRMLRNYDDPNQDPVFSETVTLDLASVVSSVSGPKRPHDRVSVVDMKADFRKCLTNKVGFKGYGLSPEKVDTVSMFEYGGKDYKLRHGSVVIAAITSCTNTSNPSVMLGAGLLAKNAVEAGLCVAPYIKTSLSPGSGVVTYYLEESGVIPYLTKLGFDVVGYGCMTCIGNSGPLPDVIVESIEKNALVCCGILSGNRNFEGRIHPHTRANYLASPLLVIAYAIAGTVDIDFEKEPLGRRADGTPIYLQDIWPTRSEIQIVEQKFVIPAMFTEVYSKIKQGSSSWANLLAPDSTLYPWDASSTYIKSPPYFENLQKELTKTKPITKARVLLNLGDSVTTDHISPAGSIARNSPAARYLAGRGLTPKEFNSYGSRRGNDEVMARGTFANIRLVNKFLTKTGPRTIYIPTKEEMDIFDAAEKYAKDQTPLILLVGKEYGSGSSRDWAAKGPYLLGIRAVIAESYERIHRSNLVGMGIIPLQYLPGQNAETLGLTGYEMYDIVVPENSQPGQLITITTDDGKRFEVILRFDTEVDLTYYKHGGILNYMIRKML